The Equus quagga isolate Etosha38 chromosome 12, UCLA_HA_Equagga_1.0, whole genome shotgun sequence genome includes a region encoding these proteins:
- the LOC124248218 gene encoding neuroendocrine secretory protein 55, with amino-acid sequence MDRRSRAQQWRRARHNYNDLCPPIGRRAATALLWLSCSIALLRALATSNARAQQRAAAQQRRSFLNAHHRSGAQAFPEPPESDQEHEEADLELSLPECLEYEEEFDYESETETESEIESETDFETEPETAPATEPETEPEDERGPVVPKRPTFGERGSLTQRLQALRLRSPDASPSRAQPSTQEPQSPREGEEPEPEDKDPRDPEESEEPKEKEKKEKQQQRRCKPKKPTRRDPSPESPSKRGPIPIRRH; translated from the coding sequence ATGGATCGTAGGTCCCGGGCTCAGCAGTGGCGCCGAGCTCGCCACAATTACAACGATCTGTGCCCACCCATAGGCCGCCGGGCAGCCACCGCGCTCCTCTGGCTCTCCTGCTCCATCGCGCTCCTCCGCGCCCTGGCCACCTCCAACGCCCGCGCCCAGCAGCGCGCGGCTGCCCAGCAGCGCCGGAGCTTCCTTAACGCCCACCACCGCTCCGGCGCCCAGGCGTTCCCCGAGCCCCCCGAATCTGACCAGGAGCACGAGGAGGCAGACCTCGAGCTATCCCTCCCCGAGTGCCTAGAGTACGAGGAAGAGTTCGACTACGAATCTGAGACCGAGACCGAGTCTGAAATCGAGTCCGAGACCGACTTCGAGACCGAGCCCGAAACCGCCCCTGCCACTGAGCCCGAGACCGAGCCCGAGGACGAGCGCGGTCCTGTGGTGCCCAAGCGCCCCACTTTCGGCGAAAGGGGCTCTCTCACCCAGCGCCTGCAGGCTCTGAGGCTGCGGAGCCCCGACGCCTCCCCAAGTCGTGCGCAGCCCAGCACTCAGGAGCCCCAGAGCCCCAGAGAGGGGGAGGAGCCCGAGCCCGAGGACAAGGATCCGAGGGACCCCGAAGAGTCCGAGGAGccaaaggagaaggagaagaaggagaagcagcagcagcgcCGCTGCAAGCCGAAGAAGCCCACCCGCCGCGACCCATCCCCGGAGTCTCCTTCCAAAAGGGGACCCATCCCCATCCGGCGTCACTAA